The following is a genomic window from Pseudomonas promysalinigenes.
ACCGACCTGGCCGAACACTTCGCGGTGCTGGAAACTCAACTGGGCAAACGAGCGCGAAGTGGCGACGAAATCGTAGAACGTGCGGTCGTCCCACAGCGGCACCAGCTTGTTCCACAGGGCTTTGAGCCGAGGTACGTCCCGCTCGCGGATCGCCTGCTGGATGTCGGCAAACTGTGCACCGCTTTCCAGCGCATCAGCCCAGGCATCGGCGACCTCATGGAACAGCTTGGGCAAGTCGCTGGCCTTTTCGGCGTAGTACGTCTGGCCTTCAAGGTCGATCACCGTACTGCCCGAGGCTGAGGTCAGCGGGTTGGGGAAGGGTTTGGTTTGCAGGCCGAGCTTGTCGACGTAATGGTAGAAGGCGGTGGACGAGACTGGAAAACGCATGCCGCCCAGTTCAGCGATGATGCCATCGGTGCCGTTGAAGGCTTGCGAGCGCAAGCGCCCTCCGAGTTTCGAGGCCTCATACACAACCGGCTTGAGGCCGAGCTTCATCAATTCGTAAGCGGCGACCAGGCCTGCGATGCCTGCGCCGACGATCGCGACTTCTTCGCCGTGGCGCTCGGCTGGAATAGTGCCCAGGCCGGCCGGGTGTTCTAGCCAGTCATCGAAGCCGAACGGGAAGTCTGGGCCGAAAATGGTGATGGGTTTTTTGCCGTCGGCGGGGTGGCGGTTTTTCTTGTTCATGAATGGACCTTGCCAGAGCGGCTGCGCGTGGGGCGGAGCCTGAGTATAGGAGATGGCTGTAGGTCATTTTATGAAGGGTGGTGCTCGTTATTAAGATGCATAACGTCGTCGGAATGCATGTTTATCTGTCATTTCGACGGGTGCGTTGACTATTTCGATGGCTCCGGCTTGCGCAATGCCAAAGTCAAACCGGCTGCCCGCGGTCGACCTTGCTGCTGAGGATGATCGATGTGGTGGTTTTCTCCACACCCTCGACGCTGCCAATCTGGTCCAGCAGTTGGTCCAGTTGCTCTGGCGAATCGCTGCGCAGCCAGGCCACGTAATCGAATTCGCCGCTCACCGCACACAGTTGTTGCACTTGCCCCATGGCGCTTAGCCGCCGCACCACTTCCTTGCCGGAACGTGGCTGGACCTTGATGCCCACATAGGCTTGCAACCCACCGCCACTCAGGCGTTGGCCCAGGCGCACTCCGTAGCCGGTGATCACCTTGTTCTTCTCCAGACGTTCCAGGCGCGAGTTGACCGTGGTGCGCGCAATGCCCAGTTGCCTAGCCAGGGTAGCGACGCTTTCGCGGGCGTTGATCTGCAGCAGGGCGAGCAACTGGCGGTCGATTTCGTCGAGAATGATGGGGCGGGCGTCCGACATGGCAGGGTCTCTACGGTGGGTTCGCTAGCCTATCCAGCGCTATAGCAGCAGGGCAAGCCCAGCTTGAGTTGCCAGGCAGGCAGCGAAGCGCTTTTGTTCACTTCTTATACATGGTGCGGTGTCTGCGAGTACGGCGGCGCCCTTTGTGGTGCTGGGCGGGTTAGAATCCATGCCCGATGGTTTTCATGACAGACATTCGGCCACCGTCTGGCCGAATGCTGAACATTCAGGAGCAGTGATGCGGGTCACGGATTGGTATTGGAAGCGCTGGATTCGCCGTCGCGGGCTGAAGTTCAGCACCGCTGTCTCAGAGCTCAGTAGCAAGTCCACCCTCAAGATCGAGGAAGGGGTACGCATCGGGGAAGTCGCTATCGATACCCGCGAGCTTAG
Proteins encoded in this region:
- a CDS encoding Lrp/AsnC family transcriptional regulator — protein: MSDARPIILDEIDRQLLALLQINARESVATLARQLGIARTTVNSRLERLEKNKVITGYGVRLGQRLSGGGLQAYVGIKVQPRSGKEVVRRLSAMGQVQQLCAVSGEFDYVAWLRSDSPEQLDQLLDQIGSVEGVEKTTTSIILSSKVDRGQPV